In one window of Miscanthus floridulus cultivar M001 chromosome 12, ASM1932011v1, whole genome shotgun sequence DNA:
- the LOC136498217 gene encoding 36.4 kDa proline-rich protein-like, which yields MESTKLSALLVLAMLALSSSPLTLAWEKAEPECHSCESGSPPSTGVPLPPISIPSVPLPPVSIPSVPIPKLPVPPVTELPPVTLPPVSGLPPVTGLPPVTLPPIPIIGGSPPKKGHRKACPPPPSPPTPTPTPTPTPSSDTCPIDALKLGACVDVLGNEVHIGDANVKCCPLVKGIAGLSAAACLCTAIKAKVLDISVYVPIALEVLVNCGCAVPPGYKCT from the coding sequence atggaGTCCACCAAGCTCTCCGCGCTGCTGGTGCTCGCCATGCTCGCGCTCTCCTCGTCCCCGCTCACTCTCGCGTGGGAGAAGGCGGAACCGGAGTGCCACTCGTGCGAGTCCGGCTCACCACCCTCGACCGGCGTCCCCCTGCCCCCTATCAGCATACCGTCAGTCCCCCTGCCGCCTGTCAGTATACCGTCGGTCCCCATCCCGAAGCTCCCCGTCCCGCCGGTCACCGAACTGCCGCCGGTCACCTTACCCCCCGTCAGCGGGCTGCCGCCGGTCACCGGACTGCCACCGGTCACCCTCCCGCCCATTCCGATCATCGGAGGAAGCCCGCCGAAGAAGGGCCACCGGAAGGCGTGCCCGCCGCCTCCATCTCCCCCGACGccgacgcccacgcccacgcccacgccgtcCTCGGACACGTGCCCCATCGACGCGCTGAAGCTCGGCGCGTGCGTGGACGTTCTCGGCAACGAGGTGCACATCGGCGACGCCAACGTCAAGTGCTGCCCGCTCGTGAAGGGCATCGCCGGGCTCTCCGCGGCGGCGTGCCTGTGCACCGCCATCAAGGCCAAGGTGCTGGACATCTCCGTCTACGTGCCCATCGCGCTGGAGGTGCTCGTCAACTGCGGCTGCGCCGTCCCGCCAGGCTACAAATGCACTTAA
- the LOC136495290 gene encoding putative lipid-binding protein AIR1: MSTFARGTYVPFERRASKLKLRIGIMATTRQQATAAATLALLLLSVSAAPSSSSPALLLTASSRKVLHWKLGCPWDAVKFGACVGVLGAAGLQAGAQLGSKCCDVVQGLVAAEAAACFCTTVKETVLGIPTEWDVGVGVLASACKTELPDGFKCV; this comes from the coding sequence ATGTCTACGTTCGCGCGCGGCACGTACGTACCATTTGAACGCCGAGCGAGCAAATTAAAGCTTAGGATCGGAATAATGGCCACCACCCGCCAACAAGCCACCGCGGCCGCCACCctcgcgctcctcctcctctcaGTCTCCGCTGCGCCGTCCTCGTCATCGCCCGCGCTGCTGCTGACGGCGTCGTCGCGCAAGGTGCTGCACTGGAAGCTGGGCTGCCCGTGGGACGCGGTCAAGTTCGGGGCCTGCGTCGGCGTGCTCGGCGCCGCGGGCCTGCAGGCCGGCGCGCAGCTCGGGAGCAAGTGCTGCGACGTCGTGCAGGGGCTCGTGGCGGCCGAGGCGGCCGCCTGCTTCTGCACCACCGTCAAGGAGACCGTGCTCGGCATCCCCACGGAGTgggacgtcggcgtcggcgtcctgGCCAGCGCCTGCAAGACGGAGCTGCCCGACGGGTTCAAGTGTGTCTGA